A stretch of Planctomycetota bacterium DNA encodes these proteins:
- a CDS encoding sirohydrochlorin chelatase produces MNPSVIERWGILLVGHGTRDPRGQAQFMELAGRLAARYPVTPLAACYLELVEPGVDEAVGRLVAQGVERVVAVPVMLFAAGHVLRDIPAAVRVALENHPRVSLAMTDALGCDPRLVELSRRRFDEAVAAAPPVAPPEQTMLLLVGRGSSDLAAQAELARFAALRRERLPSVDVEVCYVAAARPTLDEGLARAAQSPCAIVVVQPHLLFAGQVLDTVAEAVRRMADDCPGKRWLLAEPLGPESLIVEALAAQVDAVTLRTTKVESPR; encoded by the coding sequence ATGAATCCATCGGTTATCGAGCGCTGGGGCATTCTGCTGGTCGGGCACGGCACCCGCGACCCGCGCGGCCAAGCCCAGTTCATGGAACTGGCCGGGCGCTTGGCGGCTCGCTACCCGGTGACGCCCTTGGCGGCTTGCTACCTGGAACTGGTCGAGCCGGGCGTGGACGAGGCGGTCGGCAGGCTGGTGGCGCAAGGGGTCGAGCGCGTGGTCGCCGTGCCGGTCATGTTGTTTGCCGCCGGGCATGTGCTGCGCGATATTCCGGCGGCGGTGCGGGTGGCCTTGGAAAACCATCCGCGCGTCAGCCTGGCCATGACCGACGCACTGGGGTGCGACCCGCGGCTGGTGGAACTTTCGCGGCGGCGCTTTGACGAGGCGGTCGCTGCCGCGCCCCCCGTCGCACCGCCAGAACAGACGATGCTACTTCTCGTCGGGCGCGGCAGCAGCGATCTGGCCGCCCAGGCCGAACTCGCGCGGTTTGCCGCCTTGCGTCGGGAACGATTGCCGAGCGTGGACGTCGAAGTCTGTTACGTGGCGGCGGCCCGGCCGACGCTGGACGAAGGGCTCGCCCGCGCGGCTCAATCCCCGTGCGCAATCGTTGTCGTGCAGCCTCATTTGCTCTTCGCTGGCCAGGTGCTCGACACCGTGGCGGAGGCGGTGCGGCGGATGGCGGACGATTGTCCGGGAAAGCGCTGGCTGCTGGCCGAACCGTTGGGGCCCGAGTCGTTGATCGTCGAAGCTCTGGCGGCGCAGGTCGATGCTGTCACCCTCCGAACGACGAAAGTCGAGTCACCGCGTTAG
- a CDS encoding stage II sporulation protein M produces the protein MKVVQLLEKRQSDWRALEDACTKTASINKSMAMGEILRFAALYRAACADLALADAYQLPANTIQYLHQLVGRAHNQLYRSRKFLFGTWLHVLFVEVPRRMFDDWCLRIAFLVFWGLFIACGVYAYYSPEFTETMVGKDTLNHMEEMYGKPVHDREFAEGATMSGFYLWNNAGIGLQCFAGGLLFGVGGLLITVSNAAFLGTIFGHMAKADEAANFYEFVMAHGPFELTAIVLSAGAGMRLGLSFVKTGGLSRRESLRRSAQEMVPVALCAVILFGLAGLIEAFISPSALPVWAKAGVMIACTVLLIAYFFVLGYPRGRRDAT, from the coding sequence ATGAAGGTTGTCCAGTTGCTCGAAAAGCGCCAAAGCGATTGGCGCGCCCTGGAAGACGCCTGCACCAAGACGGCTTCGATCAACAAGTCGATGGCGATGGGGGAGATACTCCGCTTCGCGGCCTTGTATCGCGCGGCCTGTGCCGATCTGGCCCTGGCCGATGCGTATCAACTGCCGGCCAACACGATTCAATACCTGCATCAACTGGTGGGCCGTGCGCACAACCAGCTTTATCGGAGCCGGAAGTTTCTGTTCGGCACCTGGCTGCACGTGTTGTTCGTCGAAGTGCCGCGGCGGATGTTCGACGATTGGTGCCTGAGGATCGCGTTCCTGGTGTTCTGGGGCTTGTTCATTGCCTGTGGCGTCTATGCGTATTACTCGCCCGAGTTCACCGAGACGATGGTCGGCAAAGACACGCTCAACCACATGGAAGAGATGTACGGCAAGCCGGTTCACGATCGCGAGTTCGCCGAAGGGGCGACGATGTCGGGCTTTTACCTGTGGAACAATGCCGGCATCGGTTTGCAGTGCTTCGCCGGCGGGTTGTTGTTCGGCGTGGGTGGCTTGTTGATCACGGTGTCGAACGCGGCTTTCCTGGGGACCATATTCGGCCACATGGCCAAGGCCGACGAAGCCGCTAACTTCTATGAATTCGTCATGGCGCACGGGCCGTTCGAGCTGACGGCCATCGTGCTGTCGGCCGGAGCCGGTATGCGACTGGGGCTGTCGTTCGTCAAGACCGGCGGGCTGTCGCGGCGCGAGTCGTTGCGCCGCTCGGCCCAGGAGATGGTCCCCGTCGCGCTGTGCGCGGTCATTCTGTTCGGCCTGGCTGGGTTGATCGAGGCCTTCATCTCGCCGTCGGCGCTCCCCGTCTGGGCCAAGGCTGGGGTGATGATCGCCTGCACCGTGCTCTTGATCGCCTATTTCTTCGTGTTGGGCTATCCGCGAGGCCGACGCGATGCAACTTGA
- a CDS encoding MoxR family ATPase produces the protein MNDPSAPNPFGDLNTGHAGPGVPRPAAPARPPEPHAAQPAVVQQAHIAPPPMMPPAAHAAPVAENPAQALYGRITAQLRKIYIGQDELVLSALVALFSSGHVLIESVPGLGKTLFVRALGKTLGCQFGRVQFTADLMPSDLTGAPIFNMKTQEFVFHAGPVFTQLLLADEINRSPAKTHAALLEIMQEFRVTIERKSHKLQRPFLVLATQNPIESEGTYNLPEAQLDRFMFKIVADYPAEAEEAEVLKMHSTQVDLDARLAQLQTVTGPEEIVAVTERCSRVLVDDRVINYVNSLVRRTRQWPHFHLGASPRAGIALVQGSRTLAAFRGRDYVVPDDVVEIALPALRHRVILTAEAEVEGRTVDELLLELLRTVEVPRL, from the coding sequence ATGAACGATCCGTCTGCACCGAATCCGTTTGGCGACTTGAACACTGGCCATGCCGGCCCCGGCGTGCCGCGCCCGGCCGCGCCGGCGCGCCCGCCCGAGCCGCACGCCGCGCAACCGGCCGTTGTACAACAGGCTCACATCGCGCCGCCACCGATGATGCCGCCCGCCGCGCATGCGGCCCCGGTGGCCGAGAATCCAGCCCAGGCGCTGTACGGCCGCATCACCGCGCAATTGCGCAAGATCTACATCGGCCAAGACGAACTGGTGCTCAGCGCGCTGGTCGCCTTGTTCTCGAGCGGGCACGTACTGATTGAAAGCGTGCCGGGGCTGGGCAAGACGTTGTTCGTCCGCGCGCTGGGCAAGACGCTGGGCTGTCAGTTCGGCCGCGTGCAGTTCACGGCCGACCTGATGCCGTCCGACCTGACCGGCGCGCCGATTTTCAACATGAAGACCCAGGAGTTCGTGTTTCACGCCGGGCCGGTCTTCACCCAATTGCTATTGGCCGACGAAATCAATCGTTCGCCAGCCAAGACGCACGCGGCGCTGTTGGAAATCATGCAAGAGTTCCGCGTCACCATCGAGCGCAAAAGCCACAAGCTGCAGCGGCCGTTTTTGGTCCTGGCCACGCAGAACCCAATTGAATCGGAAGGGACGTACAACCTGCCCGAGGCCCAACTCGACCGGTTCATGTTCAAGATCGTGGCCGATTACCCCGCCGAAGCCGAAGAGGCCGAGGTGCTGAAGATGCACAGCACGCAGGTCGACCTCGACGCGCGGTTGGCCCAGTTGCAGACCGTGACCGGGCCCGAGGAGATCGTGGCCGTCACCGAGCGCTGTTCGCGCGTGCTGGTCGACGATCGGGTGATCAACTACGTCAACTCGCTGGTCCGCCGCACGCGACAGTGGCCCCATTTTCACCTGGGGGCCAGTCCTCGCGCCGGCATCGCCTTGGTGCAAGGCTCGCGCACCTTGGCCGCCTTCCGCGGCCGTGACTACGTGGTGCCCGACGACGTGGTCGAGATCGCGCTGCCGGCCCTGCGCCACCGCGTGATCCTGACGGCCGAAGCCGAGGTCGAAGGGCGCACGGTCGATGAACTGCTGCTGGAGTTGTTGCGCACCGTCGAGGTACCGCGGTTGTGA
- a CDS encoding RDD family protein, with protein sequence MADAAEQLDTSIEIVTPENIAFEYQLAGPFHRLWAYLFDLITRVVFMVVVLFALAMTVAPFGEWLFSLAFGWYLAAWFILEWFVTGAFEALWNGQTPGKRICHLRVLSIEGQPINAWQAMLRNFLRFADAMPLLGYGLAEASLWGKLGLFMTGLGAAASSRRFQRLGDLAADTMVVYEPRATQAGVIRITEPAALKLAAQLPANIVVNRSLSRALSRYVARRTRFSWQRRCEIAWHLAEPLREKYGLPPTTNPDLLLCAIYHRAFISAGAVDDAPPPEPPRGGWQELFVATAGQSAAPGYNVNPYVQAWTPPSEPQRR encoded by the coding sequence GTGGCCGACGCCGCCGAGCAACTCGATACCTCGATCGAGATCGTGACCCCCGAGAACATCGCGTTCGAGTATCAACTGGCGGGGCCGTTCCACCGGTTGTGGGCGTATCTATTCGATCTGATCACGCGCGTCGTGTTCATGGTCGTGGTGCTGTTCGCCCTGGCGATGACGGTCGCCCCATTCGGCGAATGGCTGTTCAGTCTGGCTTTTGGCTGGTATCTGGCGGCCTGGTTCATCCTGGAATGGTTCGTCACCGGGGCCTTCGAGGCGTTGTGGAATGGCCAGACTCCTGGCAAGCGGATTTGCCACCTCCGCGTGCTCAGTATCGAAGGCCAGCCCATCAACGCCTGGCAAGCGATGCTGCGCAACTTCTTGCGTTTTGCCGACGCCATGCCGCTGTTGGGCTACGGACTGGCCGAAGCCAGCTTGTGGGGAAAGCTCGGGCTATTCATGACTGGACTGGGGGCCGCGGCTTCGAGTCGCCGGTTCCAGCGCTTGGGCGATCTGGCGGCTGACACGATGGTGGTCTATGAACCTCGTGCTACCCAGGCCGGCGTGATTCGCATCACCGAGCCGGCCGCGCTGAAGCTGGCCGCCCAGTTGCCCGCCAATATTGTCGTCAACCGCAGCTTGTCGCGAGCACTCAGTCGCTACGTCGCCCGGCGTACGCGGTTCTCCTGGCAGCGACGCTGCGAGATCGCCTGGCACCTGGCCGAGCCACTGCGCGAGAAGTATGGCCTGCCGCCGACGACGAACCCGGACTTGTTGTTGTGCGCGATATATCATCGGGCGTTCATCTCGGCCGGCGCGGTCGACGACGCGCCCCCTCCCGAGCCGCCGCGGGGCGGCTGGCAAGAATTGTTCGTGGCCACGGCCGGACAAAGCGCCGCGCCGGGCTACAACGTCAATCCCTACGTCCAGGCCTGGACACCCCCGTCGGAGCCGCAACGACGATGA
- a CDS encoding sigma 54-interacting transcriptional regulator, protein MTVGPKAGTHYILDPQGECRIGRDLDCAVVLTDPLCSRVHAVVNFQEGHWRVRDVESRNGTYVNGQKIDEASMTTGHSLRIGSTEFLLEASERPPSTSPSSDLNMTQTVVKDTRVGDVDLGQFAIGALQDPEHARDLVTLYQLSIKMLGATDPQELIRVALELLNTRTRASVVGFLWLDDSGRFQPKLVIPSDTPQPIELNEDLTQLVARKGHAVWIANQQSSDSNPQQLEHYADALCVPLVREREVLGAIHVYLERGKFRQAHFDFVISVANIAAVALNRALKEGSLASDLQRLKEKSPGYDELIGGSSPMQGLKDKIARLGRASGCVLIRGESGTGKELVARAVHQSSPRANRPMLAVNCAAIPSELVDSQLFGHRAGAFTSADRDHVGFFQQADLGTLFLDEIGELPLAAQSKLLRVLEGHPFLTVGGSQEIRVDVRVLAATNRDLLSYVREKKFREDLYYRLAVFELVLPPLRERGKDVELLIDYFMEHFCRQHGRGGLKLSPEARAKLLQYSWPGNVRQLRNVIDSAVVLAGGKQIEVGDLGIAATVPEELDTLRLDDWERRLIAEALRRADQNIPEAAKLLGIGRATLYRKLDESNAGKRQQ, encoded by the coding sequence ATGACTGTCGGTCCCAAGGCCGGCACCCACTATATTCTCGACCCCCAGGGCGAGTGTCGCATCGGGCGCGATTTGGATTGCGCCGTCGTGTTGACCGACCCGTTGTGCTCGCGGGTTCATGCCGTGGTCAATTTCCAGGAGGGCCACTGGCGAGTCCGCGACGTCGAAAGTCGCAATGGCACGTACGTCAACGGCCAGAAGATCGACGAAGCCTCGATGACGACGGGACACTCGCTCAGGATTGGTTCGACCGAGTTCCTGCTGGAAGCTTCGGAGCGGCCGCCGTCGACTTCGCCGTCGAGCGATCTGAACATGACCCAGACGGTGGTCAAGGACACCCGGGTCGGCGACGTCGACCTGGGCCAGTTCGCCATCGGCGCGCTGCAAGACCCTGAGCATGCCCGCGATCTGGTCACGTTGTACCAGTTGTCGATCAAGATGCTGGGGGCGACCGACCCCCAGGAACTGATCCGCGTGGCGCTCGAATTGTTGAACACGCGGACGCGCGCCTCGGTCGTGGGATTCTTGTGGCTGGACGACAGTGGCCGGTTCCAGCCCAAGCTAGTGATCCCCAGCGACACGCCTCAGCCGATCGAGCTGAACGAAGATCTGACGCAACTGGTGGCGCGCAAGGGGCACGCCGTCTGGATCGCCAATCAGCAATCGAGTGACTCCAATCCGCAACAACTGGAACATTACGCCGACGCGCTGTGCGTGCCGCTGGTGCGCGAGCGCGAAGTGCTCGGCGCGATCCACGTTTACCTGGAACGGGGCAAGTTCCGTCAGGCTCACTTCGATTTCGTGATCTCGGTGGCCAACATCGCGGCCGTGGCGCTGAACCGCGCGCTCAAGGAAGGCTCGCTAGCCAGCGACCTGCAACGCTTGAAAGAAAAATCGCCCGGCTACGACGAGCTGATCGGCGGCAGTTCGCCGATGCAGGGGCTCAAGGACAAGATCGCCCGGTTGGGGCGGGCCAGTGGCTGTGTATTGATTCGCGGCGAAAGCGGCACGGGCAAGGAGCTGGTCGCGCGGGCCGTCCATCAAAGCAGTCCGCGGGCCAACCGGCCGATGCTGGCCGTCAACTGCGCGGCGATTCCCAGCGAGCTGGTCGACAGCCAATTGTTCGGCCACCGGGCTGGCGCGTTCACCAGCGCCGACCGGGACCACGTCGGGTTCTTTCAACAGGCCGACCTGGGGACGCTGTTCCTGGACGAAATCGGCGAGCTGCCGCTGGCCGCTCAGTCGAAGCTGCTCCGCGTGCTCGAAGGGCACCCGTTCCTGACCGTCGGTGGCTCGCAAGAGATCCGCGTCGACGTCCGCGTGCTGGCGGCCACCAATCGCGATTTGCTGTCGTATGTTCGCGAGAAGAAGTTCCGCGAGGATCTTTACTATCGGCTGGCGGTGTTCGAGTTGGTGCTGCCGCCGCTGCGCGAGCGCGGCAAGGACGTCGAGCTGTTGATCGATTACTTCATGGAACATTTTTGTCGGCAGCATGGCCGGGGGGGCCTGAAGCTTTCTCCCGAGGCCCGGGCCAAGCTGCTGCAATATTCGTGGCCGGGCAATGTCCGCCAGTTGCGCAACGTGATCGACAGCGCCGTCGTCCTGGCCGGCGGCAAGCAGATTGAAGTTGGCGACCTGGGCATCGCCGCGACCGTGCCCGAGGAGCTGGACACGCTTAGGCTCGACGACTGGGAACGGCGGCTGATTGCCGAGGCGCTGCGCCGCGCCGACCAGAACATACCCGAGGCGGCGAAGCTGTTGGGCATCGGCCGCGCGACGCTCTATCGTAAGCTGGACGAAAGCAACGCGGGGAAAAGACAGCAGTAG
- a CDS encoding carboxy terminal-processing peptidase has translation MSKLRMGMQSRICSAAVLGLALLASSAPAFQAANNGPRANDRPVTLAVTALLRSEHLTGHPLDAEITDRMVKLYLKSLDPWKLYFYQSDIDEFNQEHDELVSQIRRGDVSLGYEIFQRLIKRIDERMALVDEFIKMDHDFTVDEEIPVVDELKYAKTPADARELWRKKIKYDLLVLKAADDKPTKKAAVAAPVLDPRERLQRRYRSFAKQMSQTGSDDILEMFLTSLTTSYDPHSSYMSASSLENFEIIMKLKLDGIGAQLQWKDGYTTVNKIIPGGAADKDGRLKTEDRVVAVGQGRDGEMVDVVDMKLNDVVKLIRGTRGTTVRLEVMPLGQTERKVYEITRAQIELHDSEAQSEVVEETRDGRTYKIGVIDLPSFYMDMEGARRNDPDYKSTTRDVANLLSKFREQNIDLVILDLRRNGGGSLTEAINLTGLFIDEGPVVQVKDKDGRKQQYSDQDRGSKWSGPLVVLCSKFSASASEIFAGAIQDYRRGLVVGDKTTHGKGTVQSLLDLDRQLFRMPNAPPLGALKITMQQFYRPNGDSTQNRGVSSDVVLPSLTNELDVGESDLEYALPFDRIEGVRFDRLSLVSPTMVAQLADQSQARTKDSNDWHKVARRIKLYHEQKAKKSITLNEKKFLAERDELNAEAAAEKELDEVDNPHRKVVERNYYFNEVLNISLDYVKALKFPAPASVVGQKKGTAVP, from the coding sequence ATGAGCAAGCTGCGCATGGGGATGCAATCGAGAATCTGTTCCGCCGCGGTGCTGGGACTGGCACTGCTGGCTTCGTCAGCCCCTGCGTTTCAGGCAGCCAACAACGGCCCCCGGGCCAATGACCGGCCGGTGACGTTGGCCGTGACGGCCTTGTTGCGATCCGAGCATCTGACCGGCCACCCCTTGGACGCCGAGATCACCGACCGCATGGTCAAGCTTTATTTGAAGTCGCTCGATCCTTGGAAGCTCTACTTCTATCAATCGGACATCGACGAGTTCAACCAAGAACACGACGAGCTGGTCAGCCAGATTCGCCGTGGCGATGTGTCGCTGGGCTACGAGATCTTCCAGCGGCTGATCAAGCGCATCGATGAGCGAATGGCGCTGGTCGATGAGTTCATCAAGATGGACCATGACTTCACGGTCGACGAAGAGATTCCGGTCGTTGACGAGTTGAAGTACGCCAAGACACCGGCCGACGCCCGCGAACTCTGGCGCAAGAAAATCAAGTACGACCTGCTCGTCCTGAAGGCGGCCGACGACAAGCCGACCAAGAAAGCTGCCGTTGCCGCGCCGGTGCTGGACCCGCGCGAACGCCTGCAGCGTCGTTATCGCAGCTTTGCCAAGCAGATGAGCCAGACCGGCTCCGACGACATCCTCGAGATGTTCCTCACTTCGCTGACCACCTCGTACGATCCCCACTCGTCGTACATGTCGGCCAGCTCGTTGGAGAACTTCGAGATCATCATGAAGCTGAAGCTCGACGGCATTGGCGCCCAGTTGCAATGGAAGGACGGCTATACGACCGTCAACAAGATCATCCCCGGCGGCGCCGCCGACAAGGACGGCCGGCTGAAGACCGAGGACCGCGTGGTGGCCGTCGGCCAGGGACGCGATGGTGAAATGGTCGACGTCGTGGACATGAAACTGAACGACGTGGTCAAGCTGATCCGCGGCACGCGCGGCACCACGGTTCGCCTGGAAGTCATGCCGCTGGGGCAAACCGAGCGGAAGGTCTACGAGATCACGCGGGCCCAGATCGAGTTGCACGACAGCGAGGCCCAGTCGGAAGTCGTCGAGGAAACTCGCGACGGCCGCACCTATAAGATCGGCGTGATCGACCTGCCCAGCTTTTACATGGACATGGAAGGGGCTCGCCGCAACGATCCGGACTACAAGAGCACGACTCGCGACGTGGCCAACTTGCTGAGCAAGTTCCGCGAGCAGAACATCGATCTGGTGATTCTGGACCTGCGTCGCAACGGCGGCGGCTCGCTGACCGAGGCGATCAATCTGACCGGCTTGTTCATCGACGAAGGGCCAGTCGTGCAGGTCAAGGACAAGGACGGGCGCAAGCAGCAGTACAGCGATCAGGACCGGGGCAGCAAGTGGAGCGGCCCGCTGGTCGTGTTGTGCAGCAAGTTCAGCGCCAGCGCCAGCGAAATCTTCGCCGGCGCGATCCAGGATTACCGTCGCGGGCTGGTCGTCGGCGACAAGACCACGCACGGCAAGGGGACGGTGCAAAGCCTACTGGACCTCGACCGGCAGTTGTTCCGGATGCCCAACGCGCCGCCGCTCGGTGCGCTGAAGATCACCATGCAGCAGTTCTATCGCCCCAACGGCGACAGCACCCAGAACCGGGGCGTCAGTTCCGACGTGGTGTTGCCGTCGCTGACCAATGAACTGGACGTGGGCGAGTCGGACCTGGAATACGCCTTGCCGTTCGATCGGATCGAAGGGGTCCGGTTCGACCGGCTCAGCCTGGTCAGCCCGACGATGGTGGCCCAATTGGCCGACCAGTCGCAGGCGCGGACCAAGGACTCGAACGATTGGCACAAGGTGGCGCGGCGGATCAAGCTGTACCACGAGCAGAAGGCCAAGAAGTCGATCACCCTGAACGAGAAGAAGTTCCTGGCCGAGCGCGACGAATTGAACGCCGAAGCGGCCGCCGAGAAGGAACTGGACGAAGTCGACAATCCGCACCGCAAAGTGGTCGAGCGGAACTATTACTTCAACGAAGTGCTCAACATCTCGCTCGACTACGTGAAGGCGCTCAAGTTCCCCGCCCCGGCCAGTGTCGTGGGGCAAAAGAAGGGGACGGCGGTACCGTAA
- a CDS encoding DUF58 domain-containing protein, giving the protein MKPLWWFVLKLLIVGGPLAGLAAGWRVYPRARLVRLALVPALTSMVLLFRQDALFVVLIVDALCGLLAALDLLSLPRRRHISVERQMGRVLSLGKPHHVTLIVNNHSLREYRFEIKDDIPPSLRGEPAEFTETVHARSRALLDYKLHSTRRGAFAFETVHLRATSRLGFWQRQIECAAPATINVYPDLKQLSDYALLARKNRLSLLGLRRTRKIGQDNEFERMRDFTLDDNYKHINWRATARRQKLTVKDFQVNQSQRIVFLLDCGRMMTNEAADLTLLDHSFNAMLMLAYVALSHGDAVGLLCFSDEIHSFIPPASGLQQMNRLLHATFDRFPKLVESRYDQAFVYLGAHCRKRSLVILVTNVIDQVNANQIEEYLTTIVGRHLPLGVILRDRQLFRALEEKHESDAALYRAAAAADILSWRQQVLSDLQSHGAMALDVFPEEMTAPLINQYLEIKARHLL; this is encoded by the coding sequence GTGAAGCCCCTCTGGTGGTTCGTCCTCAAGCTGCTGATCGTCGGCGGCCCGCTGGCCGGTCTGGCCGCCGGGTGGCGGGTCTATCCGCGGGCGCGGCTGGTCCGCTTGGCGCTGGTGCCGGCGCTGACGTCGATGGTCCTTTTGTTCCGCCAGGACGCGCTGTTCGTCGTCTTGATCGTCGACGCGCTGTGCGGGCTGTTGGCGGCGCTCGACTTGCTGAGCCTGCCGCGGCGACGGCATATCTCGGTCGAGCGGCAGATGGGCCGCGTCTTGTCGCTGGGCAAGCCGCACCACGTGACGTTGATCGTCAACAATCATTCGCTACGCGAGTACCGGTTCGAGATCAAGGACGACATTCCCCCGTCGCTGCGCGGCGAGCCGGCCGAGTTCACCGAAACGGTCCACGCCCGCAGCCGGGCCTTGCTCGATTACAAGCTTCATTCGACTCGGCGGGGGGCGTTCGCCTTTGAAACGGTTCACCTGCGGGCCACAAGCCGGCTGGGCTTCTGGCAGCGCCAGATCGAGTGCGCGGCGCCGGCGACGATCAACGTCTACCCTGATTTGAAGCAGTTGTCCGACTACGCGTTGTTGGCTCGCAAGAATCGGCTCAGCCTGTTGGGTCTGCGCCGCACGCGAAAGATCGGGCAGGACAACGAATTCGAGCGGATGCGCGACTTCACGCTCGACGACAATTACAAGCACATCAACTGGCGAGCCACCGCGCGGCGGCAGAAGCTGACGGTCAAGGATTTTCAAGTCAACCAAAGCCAGCGGATCGTGTTCCTGTTGGATTGCGGTCGCATGATGACCAACGAGGCGGCCGACTTGACCCTGTTGGACCACTCGTTCAACGCCATGCTGATGCTGGCCTATGTAGCGCTTAGCCACGGCGACGCCGTCGGGCTGCTCTGCTTCTCGGACGAGATTCACAGCTTCATCCCGCCGGCCAGCGGCCTACAGCAGATGAACCGGCTGTTGCACGCCACGTTCGATCGCTTTCCCAAGCTGGTCGAATCGCGCTATGACCAGGCGTTCGTCTACCTCGGGGCGCACTGCCGGAAGCGGTCGCTGGTGATCCTGGTCACCAACGTCATCGACCAGGTGAACGCCAACCAGATCGAAGAATACCTGACCACGATCGTCGGCCGGCATTTACCTCTGGGGGTGATCCTGCGCGACCGGCAGTTGTTCCGCGCGCTGGAGGAAAAGCACGAGAGCGACGCCGCCTTGTATCGCGCGGCGGCGGCTGCGGACATTCTGAGCTGGCGGCAGCAGGTGCTGTCCGACCTGCAAAGTCACGGGGCGATGGCGCTCGATGTGTTCCCCGAGGAAATGACCGCGCCACTGATTAATCAGTATCTCGAGATCAAAGCGAGGCATTTGTTGTGA
- a CDS encoding SDR family oxidoreductase produces the protein MRLSGKTAVVTGGGSGIGLAIAEALANEGCRVAIAGRDDAKLKKAASAFKGKQPLLTHAADVGDLASVERLFAWAKKELGQIDILVCSAGVNVQKRLMAELSPEDWEAMMRINATGSFYCLRTVLPEMRSRKDGLIVNISSISGKRAAILGGVGYNASKFAATALGTTVSREEGPNGIRVTNIYPGEVDTPILEQRPSPVSDEHRARILRPSDVADAVLMVACLPPRAHVAEIVIKPTWQDYG, from the coding sequence ATGCGTCTCTCTGGCAAAACCGCGGTCGTCACGGGTGGCGGCTCGGGCATTGGTCTGGCCATTGCCGAAGCCTTGGCCAACGAAGGTTGCCGCGTCGCAATCGCCGGCCGCGATGATGCCAAGCTCAAGAAGGCCGCGTCGGCCTTCAAGGGGAAGCAGCCCCTGTTGACGCACGCGGCCGATGTCGGCGATCTGGCCAGCGTCGAACGCCTGTTCGCTTGGGCCAAGAAAGAACTCGGCCAGATCGACATTCTGGTCTGCAGCGCCGGCGTGAATGTTCAGAAACGCTTGATGGCCGAGCTTTCGCCCGAGGACTGGGAAGCGATGATGCGGATCAACGCCACCGGCTCGTTCTACTGCCTGCGGACGGTGCTGCCCGAGATGCGGTCGCGAAAGGACGGGCTGATCGTCAACATCTCGTCGATCTCAGGCAAGCGGGCCGCCATTTTGGGCGGTGTCGGTTACAACGCCTCGAAGTTCGCGGCCACGGCGTTAGGGACGACCGTCTCGCGCGAAGAGGGGCCGAACGGCATTCGCGTGACGAACATTTATCCCGGCGAGGTCGACACGCCGATTCTCGAACAGCGCCCGTCGCCAGTCAGCGACGAGCATCGGGCCCGCATCCTGCGACCGTCGGACGTGGCCGACGCGGTGCTGATGGTCGCATGCCTGCCGCCGCGAGCGCACGTGGCCGAGATAGTCATCAAGCCAACCTGGCAAGACTACGGTTAA